One region of Wyeomyia smithii strain HCP4-BCI-WySm-NY-G18 chromosome 3, ASM2978416v1, whole genome shotgun sequence genomic DNA includes:
- the LOC129730603 gene encoding centrosome-associated zinc finger protein CP190, giving the protein MTRITETKSVKVDNWGVFFLQKLQNFFNKTDHCDLTLQFNDNSQLKVHRLVLSACTDYFNMLENTCEMYEDVLIMPLDLQADVIVPIVNFMYTGTLEFQYNMYDKLLKTARDMNMTVLLKLLEAHKQTTSRLMPGGRQPILLNKQAPNRGRAVAPGSVTLQAAGTAARNTRQPVPQIRTAGQTMKHQTTIRPVSVYGNTKISSESVTRFGAGKEARAGPSRYEETAATDTFEGQFDDISYESKPLVTADQIKKEDEPFEELRKGYTNVSVVKRPASAILSAPAAKKPNLEEVKEFTEAARLRSQMATEDDDSPGIADDTHFDDDDDDEPQAQQTQSTMKPSPKQIVIKQEAKTSPNMGGVKQITVKDESGSVDHAKIISEVLKKYPHLVKKNKNIKLKIMQKTSPSAPAQVKQGPLKMEVRTATPLRQDMSMVRKATDAIKQHPLASSTPAAPGPRKIDSKSMHTLIAKGAENMTGPWLCLRCGIGGRPISIPSYKAFRNHLIVKHRERIDPRICEHCGWKAEQRNPQLFYHWLTAHNIKSTVKFPSCSECGHFAMNEANLQKHEEENHQRGDLQQCIYCNKVFAKEMDLYEHMKSLHKDRAREDGVIDFSDDEYHVEEEDEGPSEPTPNSSQESKIKILSNIAFSKSSAIPFVIDPSQAQTVSQIGGKPQIQLQQITLEPSSEAEALSNVASGIATSLGLVDSASVVIEDPNFHQSGQQYIEHQLATVHGETGTTTTVTAAGAGSEQLTKLITEDGTELQLTQSQKDEIISQLQNTANGGNVVMVLNDDSFIGGPGIQLADGSQLMNAASVPAGQDTNIVVMYSQPTDSQLVTTTNTITTTTSSVIPVGSDVHEEEVATEDAGTKSAAATEDDTSQVSTQPSEKANDVYTECSQDMSVDEKAKSVTSANESLEQDRSHSQLEDHEEVEDEEEDVDEEADESKNSEDAEKAAKEREKQKLISELEGDWSEDTEEQPTATEEKTEEKVTEKKSSPIRKKEVKTEKEEGKIKEEDIGQLLDEWNNETKFNENDSDADLEKKLEKVVGAKKNEPVEKESLETPSADNTVGTVDDSLNNSGTQVVIVAADSEAEVSVNESDVEKSQDSKAELVKKSEQSEKSACKTEETDEKESVADADKTVPEREEPKSEEDKIKSKEVVSSLLGDWDEDDDL; this is encoded by the exons ATGACTCGTATTACCGAAACAAAGTCTGTGAAAGTGGATAACTGGGGGGTGTTTTTCCTGCAAAAATTGCAAAACTTTTTCAACAAAACGGATCACTGTGATCTGACGTTGCAGTTTAACGACAATTCTCAGTTGAAAGTTCATCGGCTGGTTCTGAGCGCATGTACTGACTATTTTAACATGCTGGAAAACACATGTGAAATGTACGAGGACGTACTAATCATGCCGCTCGATCTGCAGGCTGATGTGATTGTTCCTATCGTCAATTTCATGTACACTGGGACACTGGAGTTCCAGTATAATATGTACGATAAGCTGCTGAAAACGGCGCGAGACATGAACATGACAGTATTGTTAAAACTGCTTGAAGCGCACAAGCAAACTACTTCGCGGTTAATGCCAGGGGGTCGGCAGCcaattttgttgaacaaacaggCTCCTAACCGCGGAAGAGCTGTCGCGCCTGGTAGTGTAACCTTGCAGGCAGCTGGCACGGCAGCAAGAAATACGAGACAGCCGGTTCCGCAAATAAGAACGGCGGGTCAAACTATGAAACATCAAACAACGATACGTCCAGTGTCTGTGTATGGAAACACTAAAATCTCATCGGAATCTGTTACCAGATTTGGGGCAGGAAAAGAAGCTAGAGCAGGTCCTTCTAGATATGAGGAGACTGCGGCTACTGACACCTTCGAAGGACAATTCGATGATATATCGTACGAAAGCAAACCTCTGGTAACGGCCGATCAGATCAAGAAGGAGGACGAACCATTCGAAGAATTACGCAAAGGTTACACCAATGTGAGTGTAGTAAAGCGGCCAGCATCTGCCATTTTGTCCGCTCCTGCCGCGAAAAAGCCAAACCTGGAAGAAGTAAAAGAATTTACAGAAGCAGCCAGATTACGAAGCCAAATGGCTACCGAGGATGATGACTCGCCTGGAATTGCCGACGATACACACTtcgacgatgatgatgacgacgaaCCACAGGCACAGCAGACGCAGTCAACGATGAAACCTAGCCCCAAGCAGATTGTAATCAAGCAAGAGGCCAAAACTTCACCCAACATGGGAGGAGTTAAACAAATTACTGTCAAAGATGAATCTGGTAGCGTGGACCACGCCAAAATTATAAGTGaagtattgaaaaaatatccacATCTggtaaaaaagaacaaaaacattAAGCTCAAGATCATGCAAAAAACATCCCCATCAGCGCCGGCTCAAGTCAAACAAGGGCCGTTAAAAATGGAAGTTCGGACTGCAACCCCACTGAGGCAGGATATGTCGATGGTTCGCAAGGCTACCGATGCTATAAAGCAACATCCACTGGCCTCTTCGACACCAGCCGCACCAGGGCCGCGTAAGATCGACTCCAAATCGATGCATACCTTGATCGCCAAAGGCGCAGAAAACATGACTGGACCGTGGCTTTGCCTTCGCTGCGGTATCGGTGGTCGCCCTATCTCGATACCCAGCTACAAAGCTTTCCGCAACCATTTGATCGTGAAGCATCGAGAACGAATTGATCCACGCATTTGCGAACACTGCGGATGGAAGGCGGAACAGCGAAATCCTCAGCTCTTCTACCACTGGTTAACAGCGCACAATATTAAATCCACCGTCAAGTTTCCGTCGTGCTCCGAATGTGGCCATTTCGCAATGAATGAAGCCAATCTTCAAAAGCACGAAGAAGAAAATCACCAGCGAGGAGACCTGCAACAGTGCATATATTGCAATAAGGTGTTCGCCAAGGAGATGGATCTCTACGAGCATATGAAGAGTTTGCATAAGGACAGAGCACGCGAAGATGGTGTAATAGATTTTTCCGACGACGAATACCATGTAGAGGAAGAAGATGAAGGACCAAGTGAACCAACGCCTAACTCCAGCCAGGAAAGTAAGATAAAAATTCTGTCCAACATTGCATTCAGCAAGAGCAGTGCCATACCGTTCGTGATCGATCCCAGCCAGGCGCAGACCGTATCGCAAATCGGTGGCAAACCGCAAATTCAGCTTCAGCAGATCACTCTTGAACCGTCATCGGAAGCAGAAGCTCTCAGTAATGTAGCGTCTGGAATTGCGACCAGTCTCGGTCTGGTGGACAGTGCCAGCGTTGTCATCGAGGATCCAAACTTCCACCAGTCTGGCCAGCAGTATATCGAACATCAACTGGCAACGGTGCACGGTGAAACGGGGACCACGACGACGGTCACGGCTGCCGGGGCAGGATCCGAACAGCTGACCAAACTGATCACAGAGGATGGAACGGAGCTGCAGCTTACGCAGAGCCAGAAGGATGAGATTATTTCGCAACTACAGAACACCGCAAATG GTGGCAACGTGGTGATGGTCCTCAACGATGACAGCTTCATTGGTGGTCCCGGAATACAGTTAGCCGATGGTTCTCAGCTGATGAATGCTGCCTCAGTTCCTGCCGGACAAGACACTAACATCGTCGTTATGTACAGTCAGCCAACAGACAGCCAACTAGTGACTACAACTAACACTATCACTACAACTACAAGCTCAGTAATACCAGTTGGATCAGATGTGCACGAGGAAGAGGTTGCCACGGAAGATGCCGGAACTAAAAGCGCAGCGGCAACCGAAGACGATACGTCTCAGGTCTCCACGCAGCCTTCAGAAAAAGCTAATGACGTCTATACCGAGTGCAGTCAAGACATGTCAGTAGATGAAAAGGCAAAGTCCGTCACTAGTGCGAACGAATCACTCGAGCAGGACCGATCGCACAGCCAACTGGAAGATCACGAGGAGGTAGAGGATGAGGAAGAGGATGTCGATGAAGAAGCAGATGAATCTAAAAATTCCGAAGACGCAGAGAAGGCAGCCAAGGAACGGGAAAAGCAAAAACTCATATCGGAGCTAGAAGGGGATTGGTCTGAAGATACAGAAGAGCAGCCAACGGCGACCGAAGAGAAAACAGAGGAAAAGGTGACTGAGAAAAAATCTTCCCCTATTCGCAAAAAAGAAGTAAAAACTGAGAAAGAGGAAGGTAAAATCAAAGAAGAAGATATAGGACAGCTGCTAGACGAGTGgaataatgaaacaaaatttaaCGAAAACGATTCGGACGCAGATCTAGAGAAAAAGTTGGAGAAAGTGGTGGGTGCAAAGAAAAACGAACCGGTAGAGAAGGAATCATTAGAAACTCCAAGTGCGGATAACACCGTCGGTACTGTAGACGACAGCCTCAATAATAGCGGCACTCAGGTAGTGATAGTAGCCGCAGATAGTGAAGCTGAAGTGTCTGTGAATGAGTCGGATGTAGAAAAGAGTCAGGATAGCAAGGCGGAGTTGgtgaaaaaatctgaacaatCGGAAAAATCTGCATGCAAAACGGAAGAAACCGATGAGAAAGAATCAGTGGCAGATGCAGATAAAACTGTACCAGAAAGGGAGGAGCCGAAAAGCGAAGAAGACAAAATCAAATCGAAGGAAGTTGTTAGTTCGTTGCTAGGCGATTGGGACGAAGATGATGATTTGTAA
- the LOC129728812 gene encoding nuA4 complex subunit EAF3 homolog translates to MPPKLKFTEGEKVLCFHGPLIYEAKMLKSMVMKDKQVKYFIHYAGWNKNWDEWVPENRVLKYNEANVQRQREVTKLHSSLAAKNKKANAKAKKADTSAGSSKDGDSRASTPSKEVAKEKEHTPSTSGTATPIASTSGTASTNNTPTTTSRSRSSAKNAAAAVATPTPAAKEKSEEKEAPVEKRKSEDTPESSQASARKKRGRSDTTSSNVESEDQFLSKVEVKIKIPDELKPWLVDDWDAISRQNKLVELPAKTTVHEIVDNYVQYKKSSKASTATKENAVQDIANGIVEYFNVMLGSQLLYKFERPQYAEMIQQHPGVPMAKIYGSFHLLRLFVKLGSMLAFTALDEKSIQTLIGHIQDFLKYMVKNSSTLFSMQQFVNTSPEYHRKAQ, encoded by the exons ATGCCTCCTAAACTTAAATTCACTGAAG GTGAAAAAGTGCTTTGCTTCCATGGACCACTTATTTACGAAGCTAAAATGCTCAAAAGTATGGTGATGAAGGATAAACAGgtgaaatattttattcactaCGCTGGTTGGAATAAAAA TTGGGACGAATGGGTACCGGAAAATCGGGTTCTCAAATATAATGAAGCAAACGTTCAGCGCCAGCGAGAGGTGACTAAATTGCACTCCTCGTTAGCAGCTAAAAATAAGAAGGCAAATGCTAAAGCGAAAAAAGCTGACACAAGCGCAGGATCTAGCAAAGATGGAGACTCGCGAGCATCTACTCCATCGAAGGAGGTGGCAAAAGAAAAAGAGCACACCCCGAGTACTTCAGGAACTGCCACACCGATTGCTTCTACTTCCGGTACGGCTTCCACTAACAATACACCTACGACAACCAGCCGCAGTAGATCATCGGCCAaaaatgctgctgctgcggTAGCAACACCCACTCCAGCAGCAAAAGAAAAATCCGAGGAAAAAGAAGCCCCCGTTGAGAAGCGTAAATCTGAGGATACTCCAGAATCATCCCAAGCATCCGCAAGAAAGAAACGCGGCCGCAGTGATACCACTTCTTCGAATGTCGAATCAGAAGATCAGTTCCTATCAAAAGTggaagttaaaatcaaaattcctGATGAACTTAAACCGTGGTTGGTGGATGACTGGGATGCAATCTCCCGACAGAACAAGCTAGTGGAATTACCTGCCAAGACGACAGTCCATGAAATCGTTGATAACTATGTTCAATATAAGAAGTCTAGTAAAGCTTCAACGGCTACGAAGGAGAATGCCGTTCAGGACATAGCGAACGGAATCGTTGAATACTTCAATGTCATGCTTGGATCTCAATTGCTCTATAAATTTGAAAGGCCACAATATGCTGAGATGATCCAGCAGCATCCTGGCGTACCGATGGCAAAGATATACGGTTCGTTTCATTTACTGCGGCTTTTCGTAAAACTAGGTTCGATGCTAGCTTTTACTGCACTCGACGAAAAAtcaattcaaactttgattggACACATTCAGGATTTCCTAAAGTATATGGTAAAAAACAGCAGCACGTTGTTTTCGATGCAGCAATTTGTCAATACCAGTCCGGAGTACCACCGGAAAGCACAATGA